The Candidatus Hydrogenedens sp. genome has a segment encoding these proteins:
- a CDS encoding ATP-binding protein, translating to MFLLFNKSGDIVDFDKEFLEFTQRCLNIKNTDKELWKNLIYEEDRNSFLSTVKKHQSHENYNPILFYRIKPKHIDRLIGVLHIGFSKKAIINEEIEHFALLYPFCNNYLNLYTNYSDKIPIIFQPIIQKDIAYLLAFKGKILYANEKALNILESQEDEIYNTSLNDWFKNFLFIGNSKKIEIENFQNPSLLKLKTKTNIKKYINIYLSNIQTNHEPIHNIFFYELTSLIEAEEKLKLFKYIVDHAGNEFYLLDRKGKFEYVNESSAKSLGYDLNTFSKMGLPEIDVFYTPENFEKHFQSLKKGEDSPFTTIHKHKDGHYVHKEIKSVYLKISEDKEYIFGFGQDITKRKMMEQFWDREHKYSRIILQLSHQSDKNSNQLLAEFLENSFNVTNSISVCLISDEVGRNLVETTENERHKIVYYDKNISNELSNTIERYINDFFDNVNTKRLTETEVDYIKIINDDNTQHNIYCAIIPITDKEKIRDAIIFFRENDTFSDEELEQLYFFCNAVGEIIRKLQIEEHLKIRDKILEATAKCSSLLFLSQNWDEAIKEALKILGESAEVSRTYIFKNRKLSDGSLVTDQIFEWVNDNITPQIDNPELQGFNYEKEGYGRWANMFSKGEPVYGCIKNFPEEEKRVLEPQDIISIAIVPIFVSGKWWGVIGFDDCLTERLWTSAEINALKIASEIISASIEKKTIEQKIKEQEKRLNAIERLYSLGVMASGISHEINNPLAILSLATQHIQNILNNEGELNKEKFTFFVDKLQRNITRIDNIVQSLKLFVRKDIVAPLKIYSLDKIIKDAIELTQPKIEKIKADLKYNNKCVNVKIKAVPTLLTQVFVNLLNNAIEAVENKENPEITINVEENELNIIVTVEDNGDGIPKEIQHKLLEPFFTTKDKGTGLGLPLSKTIIEIHSGNLEFESNTQRTRFFVKIPKL from the coding sequence ATGTTTCTTTTATTTAATAAATCTGGCGATATAGTAGATTTTGATAAAGAATTTTTAGAATTTACACAAAGATGTCTAAATATAAAGAATACAGATAAAGAGTTATGGAAAAACTTAATTTATGAAGAAGATAGAAACTCTTTTTTATCCACCGTCAAAAAACATCAAAGTCATGAAAATTATAATCCTATTCTGTTTTACAGAATAAAACCGAAACACATAGATAGATTAATTGGTGTCCTTCACATTGGTTTTTCTAAAAAAGCAATAATTAATGAAGAAATTGAACACTTCGCATTACTTTATCCATTTTGCAACAACTATCTTAATCTTTACACAAATTATTCAGATAAAATTCCTATTATATTCCAACCAATTATCCAGAAAGACATCGCTTATTTATTAGCCTTCAAGGGAAAAATACTGTATGCAAATGAAAAGGCATTAAATATTTTAGAATCACAAGAAGATGAAATATACAATACATCACTCAATGATTGGTTCAAAAATTTTTTATTCATTGGTAATAGTAAAAAAATAGAAATAGAAAACTTCCAAAATCCTTCTCTTCTTAAATTAAAAACTAAAACCAACATAAAAAAATATATAAATATCTATTTGTCTAATATTCAAACAAACCATGAACCTATTCATAATATATTCTTTTATGAATTAACATCACTTATCGAAGCTGAAGAAAAACTAAAATTATTTAAATACATCGTCGACCATGCTGGAAACGAATTTTACCTGCTTGACCGAAAAGGTAAGTTCGAATATGTTAATGAATCATCTGCAAAAAGTTTGGGATATGACCTCAATACATTTAGTAAAATGGGTCTCCCTGAAATAGATGTTTTCTATACACCTGAAAATTTTGAGAAGCACTTTCAATCATTAAAAAAAGGTGAAGATAGTCCTTTTACAACCATTCATAAACATAAAGATGGTCATTATGTCCACAAAGAAATCAAATCAGTTTATTTAAAGATTAGTGAAGACAAGGAATATATTTTTGGGTTTGGGCAGGATATAACCAAGAGAAAAATGATGGAGCAGTTTTGGGATAGAGAACATAAATATTCTCGAATTATCCTACAACTCTCACATCAATCTGATAAAAATTCTAATCAATTGCTTGCCGAGTTTTTAGAAAACTCTTTTAACGTTACAAATTCGATTTCTGTATGTCTTATAAGTGATGAAGTCGGAAGAAATTTAGTAGAGACAACAGAAAATGAAAGACATAAAATAGTATATTACGATAAAAACATTAGCAACGAACTGTCAAATACTATTGAAAGATACATCAATGATTTTTTCGATAATGTAAATACGAAAAGATTAACAGAAACCGAGGTAGATTATATAAAAATAATTAATGATGACAATACTCAACATAACATATATTGTGCAATTATCCCTATCACAGATAAAGAAAAAATTAGAGATGCAATTATATTTTTTAGAGAAAACGATACCTTCTCTGATGAAGAGTTAGAGCAATTATATTTCTTCTGTAACGCAGTAGGAGAAATAATAAGAAAACTACAAATAGAGGAACACTTAAAAATAAGGGATAAAATCCTTGAAGCGACTGCAAAATGTTCCTCCTTGCTATTTCTATCGCAAAATTGGGACGAAGCAATCAAAGAAGCATTAAAGATATTAGGAGAATCAGCAGAGGTAAGTAGAACATATATCTTTAAAAACAGAAAGTTAAGTGATGGTTCTTTAGTGACTGACCAAATTTTTGAATGGGTTAATGATAATATAACTCCACAAATAGATAATCCAGAATTGCAAGGATTTAACTATGAAAAAGAAGGATATGGTCGTTGGGCTAATATGTTTTCAAAAGGAGAACCTGTCTATGGTTGTATAAAAAATTTCCCTGAGGAAGAAAAGCGAGTATTAGAACCGCAGGATATAATCTCAATCGCTATAGTCCCCATCTTTGTGTCTGGAAAATGGTGGGGAGTTATAGGTTTTGATGATTGCTTAACTGAGAGACTTTGGACATCAGCAGAAATAAATGCATTAAAAATTGCGAGTGAAATAATTTCTGCAAGCATAGAGAAAAAAACAATTGAACAGAAAATCAAAGAACAAGAAAAAAGATTAAATGCAATAGAACGTCTGTACTCATTAGGTGTCATGGCAAGTGGGATTTCCCATGAAATTAACAATCCATTAGCCATTCTATCCTTAGCTACTCAACATATTCAAAATATATTGAATAATGAAGGAGAGTTAAATAAAGAAAAATTTACATTTTTTGTAGATAAATTACAAAGAAATATAACAAGAATTGATAATATAGTCCAATCATTAAAACTTTTTGTAAGAAAAGATATAGTTGCACCTCTAAAAATTTACAGTCTGGATAAAATAATTAAAGATGCAATTGAATTAACACAACCCAAAATAGAAAAAATAAAAGCAGATTTAAAATATAACAATAAATGTGTAAATGTAAAAATAAAAGCTGTTCCTACACTCCTTACACAAGTATTCGTAAATTTATTGAATAATGCAATCGAAGCAGTTGAAAATAAAGAGAACCCTGAAATTACAATCAATGTGGAAGAAAATGAACTAAATATTATTGTAACAGTAGAAGATAACGGAGATGGAATACCAAAAGAGATACAACATAAATTGTTAGAACCATTTTTCACCACAAAAGATAAAGGAACAGGTCTCGGTTTGCCTTTATCAAAAACAATAATAGAAATCCACAGCGGAAATTTAGAATTTGAATCAAATACACAAAGAACTCGATTTTTTGTAAAGATTCCTAAATTATAA
- a CDS encoding family 78 glycoside hydrolase catalytic domain: MLNKFMLTPIIISMTILSIPCMGQSPLIPENPRVEYLKNPIGIDTSIPRFSWVLPAKGYNVEQKAYQIQVSKSLDALLQDKPDVWDSGTVESAENVHIEYAGPSLESFTRYFWRVRVTYQNNETTRYSEPTYFETAFLNPQKEMSAKWIRHQEKDEEPVKDDKKEEWERKRISPMLRKTFEITKPIKEARAYVSGLGYVELHINGQKVGDHLLDPAYTVFEKRTLYVTHDVTNLLKQGKNAVGMMLGHGWWKKTCGGWLELRILCEDGSVEKIITDESWKTSTGPIVKESLYHGETYDARLEKVGWDTPDYDDSGWTQAVLFEHVPEKLVAQVMPPIQIVQRIKPVSITQRKDGGPDKNEEVYMVDFGQNMTGVIKMKVQGPAGTKVRIRHAELLYEDGRLNVENIRKAKVTDEYILKGEGEEEYMPRFTQHGYRYAEVTGYPGELTPDKIEAQVFHTNFARSGHFECDNPLINNIRDIVLWAIRGNNMSIPTDCPQRDERMGWMGDAHLASEATIMNFDVAAYYQKWLWDIADSQSPEGYVPDTCPANIWGDKKGSPPWAIAYPLITWYSWRYYQNRRVVEFHYDNLVRWFKSMEKDEKDGVMEYCHYGDWVALEKSPMEPIGTGCYYWTAVVLEELAGVLGKQDDVDYFKAKKQKVAEAFNAKYFDKEKGYYRYGEEKGTPFEGTQFQQIFPLYLGIAQGEYKEMALKKLREEIEVKRNGHLYCGILGAKYVYDVLTDNNMVDLAYKVVLQKDFPSYGYMIELGATTLWELWEYKTGPEMNSHNHQMFGSVVDWFFGGIAGIRRLPQPGYKYITIAPKPWEGPINYAQAYIDTVRGRVLSRWDKNSDGSLSLTVVIPPNSKAKVIVPKKENMSISAKPEVTSVSSEPLQEIFELGSGTYQFLVK; encoded by the coding sequence ATGTTAAACAAATTTATGCTAACGCCAATTATTATTAGCATGACAATTTTGTCAATCCCATGTATGGGACAATCGCCTTTAATTCCAGAAAATCCACGTGTTGAATACTTAAAAAACCCGATAGGAATTGATACAAGTATTCCACGTTTTAGTTGGGTCCTCCCAGCAAAAGGATATAACGTAGAACAAAAGGCATACCAAATTCAAGTATCCAAATCATTAGATGCTTTACTTCAGGATAAGCCAGATGTATGGGATTCGGGAACCGTCGAATCAGCAGAAAATGTTCATATTGAATACGCAGGACCCTCTTTGGAAAGTTTTACAAGATATTTTTGGCGTGTTCGTGTAACATATCAAAACAATGAAACAACACGTTATAGTGAACCTACATATTTCGAAACTGCATTCTTGAATCCACAAAAAGAAATGTCCGCAAAATGGATAAGACATCAAGAAAAAGATGAAGAACCAGTTAAAGACGATAAAAAAGAAGAATGGGAACGCAAAAGAATTTCGCCAATGCTCCGAAAAACTTTTGAAATTACTAAACCTATAAAAGAGGCTCGTGCATACGTTTCAGGTTTAGGATATGTCGAACTGCATATTAATGGACAAAAAGTTGGTGACCATTTATTAGACCCAGCATATACAGTATTCGAAAAAAGGACACTTTATGTAACTCATGATGTTACAAATTTATTAAAACAAGGGAAAAATGCGGTTGGAATGATGTTAGGACATGGTTGGTGGAAAAAAACATGTGGCGGTTGGCTTGAATTACGTATCCTTTGTGAAGATGGTTCAGTAGAAAAAATTATAACTGACGAATCATGGAAAACAAGCACAGGACCTATTGTAAAAGAAAGTCTATATCATGGCGAAACTTACGATGCACGATTAGAAAAAGTAGGCTGGGATACCCCTGATTATGATGATAGCGGGTGGACACAGGCTGTTTTATTTGAACATGTCCCAGAAAAACTCGTTGCCCAGGTTATGCCTCCAATACAGATTGTTCAAAGAATAAAACCAGTATCAATCACTCAACGTAAAGATGGTGGCCCCGATAAAAATGAAGAAGTATATATGGTAGATTTCGGACAAAATATGACAGGTGTCATAAAAATGAAAGTCCAAGGACCCGCAGGAACAAAAGTGAGAATCCGCCATGCCGAACTACTATATGAAGATGGCAGATTAAATGTAGAAAACATACGTAAAGCCAAAGTTACAGATGAATATATATTGAAAGGGGAAGGAGAAGAAGAATACATGCCTCGATTTACTCAGCATGGTTATCGATATGCTGAAGTTACAGGTTATCCTGGAGAATTAACTCCTGATAAAATTGAAGCCCAGGTTTTCCATACAAATTTTGCACGTTCAGGCCATTTTGAATGTGATAACCCATTAATTAACAATATCAGAGACATCGTATTATGGGCTATTCGTGGAAATAATATGAGTATACCGACAGACTGCCCTCAGCGCGACGAAAGAATGGGCTGGATGGGCGATGCACATCTCGCATCCGAAGCAACAATTATGAATTTTGATGTCGCAGCATACTATCAAAAATGGTTATGGGATATTGCAGACTCACAAAGTCCAGAAGGCTATGTCCCAGATACCTGTCCAGCAAATATTTGGGGCGATAAAAAAGGCTCACCCCCTTGGGCAATTGCCTACCCACTAATTACTTGGTATTCTTGGAGATATTATCAAAATCGAAGGGTCGTAGAGTTCCATTATGACAATTTAGTTCGCTGGTTCAAATCTATGGAAAAAGATGAAAAAGACGGTGTGATGGAATACTGCCATTATGGCGATTGGGTAGCACTTGAAAAATCACCTATGGAACCCATCGGTACCGGATGCTATTATTGGACTGCCGTGGTTTTAGAAGAACTCGCTGGCGTACTTGGAAAGCAAGATGACGTCGACTATTTCAAAGCAAAAAAGCAAAAAGTCGCTGAAGCATTTAATGCAAAATACTTTGACAAGGAAAAAGGATATTACCGCTATGGTGAAGAAAAAGGAACGCCTTTTGAAGGAACTCAATTCCAACAGATTTTCCCATTATATCTCGGCATAGCACAAGGCGAATATAAAGAAATGGCATTAAAGAAATTGAGAGAAGAAATCGAAGTTAAACGTAATGGACATCTATATTGCGGTATATTAGGTGCCAAATATGTCTATGACGTTCTGACCGATAATAACATGGTCGACCTCGCCTATAAAGTCGTATTACAAAAAGACTTCCCAAGCTATGGATATATGATTGAGTTAGGTGCCACAACTCTTTGGGAACTATGGGAATACAAAACTGGTCCTGAAATGAATTCACATAACCATCAAATGTTCGGTAGTGTTGTCGATTGGTTCTTTGGTGGAATTGCAGGTATTCGACGCCTACCACAACCAGGTTATAAGTACATTACAATCGCACCAAAACCATGGGAAGGTCCCATCAATTACGCACAAGCATATATTGATACTGTCCGTGGTCGTGTTTTATCACGATGGGACAAAAATAGCGATGGTTCCCTTTCCCTAACAGTAGTAATACCTCCAAATAGTAAAGCTAAAGTCATCGTTCCTAAGAAGGAAAATATGTCCATTAGCGCAAAGCCAGAAGTTACTTCCGTAAGTTCAGAACCGCTTCAAGAAATATTTGAATTAGGTTCAGGAACATATCAGTTCCTTGTAAAATAA
- a CDS encoding MBL fold metallo-hydrolase produces MTELIPKLAGVCILWRNIKNNPEVLLIKRGETMEFLPGHHAFPGGRVEKEDWNYYIDGKAEQKIKSAFIGAIRETFEETGYFPSIIDNKQKKDELKKLWYDLHNRKVGFNKIIDFLHLKLNLDDVPFSGPWITPPGLPKRFETYFFFIEWKEEYFKLGNISIDEVESILWNTPKNILQQWHEKKVSLSTPVAYILEQIEYFGIPEVFHNLNIIPWKRDGYSYFHPRAGVHIFPLPCPLDTFFNQVNCVVIGKDEMLIIDPGSGEEQSTKEMIFWLEHFIKMGSKLVGICITHSHIDHIGSAELIAKHFELPIYASPECKGKIPFPIDGILNNGDKIILGKNDIPWIIEVISTPGHTEGHLSFYENTTKTLIAGDIISSEGPVLIDPDDGGSMGKYMDSIGKISTLDIDLIIPGHGVVLFFMPGNKMIKKLIEHRKLREEKIINLIKSGVSSINELLLEAYNDVPKERLHLAKQQLKAHLIDLKEKNIISQQLFDKYLLS; encoded by the coding sequence ATGACAGAATTGATTCCGAAGTTAGCAGGCGTTTGTATTTTATGGAGAAATATAAAAAACAACCCTGAAGTATTACTTATTAAACGTGGTGAAACAATGGAATTTCTACCTGGACACCATGCTTTCCCTGGAGGCAGAGTAGAAAAGGAAGATTGGAATTATTATATCGATGGAAAAGCAGAACAAAAGATAAAAAGTGCTTTTATTGGTGCAATCCGAGAAACATTTGAAGAAACAGGCTATTTCCCTTCCATAATCGATAACAAACAAAAGAAAGATGAATTAAAAAAATTATGGTATGATTTACATAATAGAAAAGTAGGCTTTAATAAAATCATAGATTTCCTCCATCTAAAACTAAATCTTGATGACGTCCCATTTTCAGGTCCTTGGATAACACCTCCAGGATTGCCAAAACGCTTCGAAACGTACTTTTTCTTCATCGAATGGAAAGAAGAATACTTCAAATTAGGTAATATTAGTATAGATGAAGTTGAATCTATATTATGGAATACACCAAAAAATATTCTTCAACAATGGCATGAAAAAAAAGTGTCCCTTTCTACACCTGTGGCATATATATTAGAACAAATTGAATATTTTGGCATTCCAGAAGTATTTCATAATTTAAACATTATTCCTTGGAAAAGAGACGGCTATTCATATTTTCACCCCCGTGCAGGAGTTCATATTTTCCCTTTACCTTGCCCCTTAGATACGTTTTTTAATCAGGTAAATTGTGTAGTTATCGGAAAAGATGAAATGCTCATTATCGACCCTGGTAGTGGTGAAGAACAAAGCACAAAAGAAATGATTTTTTGGCTGGAACATTTTATAAAAATGGGTTCAAAACTTGTCGGTATATGTATAACACATAGCCATATTGACCACATAGGTAGTGCAGAGTTAATAGCCAAACATTTCGAATTACCTATATATGCATCTCCAGAATGTAAAGGAAAAATACCATTTCCAATCGATGGCATCTTAAATAATGGTGATAAAATTATTTTAGGCAAAAATGATATACCCTGGATTATTGAAGTTATTTCAACACCAGGACATACAGAGGGGCATCTATCCTTTTACGAGAATACTACAAAAACTCTTATAGCAGGGGATATTATAAGTTCCGAAGGTCCCGTCCTTATTGACCCTGATGATGGTGGTTCTATGGGGAAATATATGGACTCTATAGGAAAAATTTCAACATTAGATATAGATTTAATTATCCCAGGACATGGTGTTGTCTTATTTTTTATGCCTGGGAATAAAATGATAAAAAAACTAATAGAACATCGTAAATTAAGAGAAGAAAAGATAATCAACCTTATCAAATCAGGAGTAAGTTCAATAAATGAACTTCTTTTAGAAGCGTATAATGACGTCCCTAAAGAAAGACTTCACTTAGCAAAACAACAACTCAAAGCCCATCTCATTGACTTAAAAGAAAAAAATATTATATCTCAACAGTTATTTGATAAATATTTACTTTCTTGA
- a CDS encoding glycine zipper domain-containing protein yields MKKLVSTFLTFSILIFTLTHNLGCQTYGEAAGLGAALGGATGAIIGHQSGHALEGAAIGAVLGGITGLVAHDIKARRAKSAEETAKEYNYQPTQGEKLLFERTEVLPNVITPGNKIEATIQYALLGTGPGGVNVTESRTLLQGERVIAELSSSTVNRGDGTWVSSQEFRLPSNLAPGQYSILTRVSTKLSSISGSASFVVD; encoded by the coding sequence ATGAAAAAACTAGTATCAACATTTTTAACCTTCTCTATCCTCATATTTACTTTAACCCATAATTTGGGTTGTCAAACTTATGGAGAAGCAGCAGGTTTAGGAGCAGCATTAGGTGGTGCAACAGGTGCAATTATAGGACATCAATCTGGACATGCCCTTGAAGGTGCAGCAATTGGTGCTGTTCTCGGCGGAATCACTGGTTTAGTTGCTCATGATATAAAAGCAAGAAGAGCAAAATCTGCTGAAGAAACAGCAAAAGAATATAATTACCAACCAACCCAAGGAGAAAAATTACTCTTTGAAAGAACAGAAGTATTACCAAATGTTATAACCCCAGGGAACAAAATAGAAGCAACAATACAGTACGCCCTTTTAGGCACAGGTCCAGGAGGCGTTAATGTTACTGAATCAAGGACCTTATTACAGGGTGAGCGTGTTATCGCAGAGCTGTCTTCTTCAACAGTAAATAGAGGAGATGGTACATGGGTTAGTAGTCAAGAATTCAGATTGCCGTCAAATTTAGCCCCAGGACAATATTCCATACTCACAAGAGTTTCTACAAAATTGTCTTCCATATCAGGCAGTGCGTCTTTTGTAGTGGATTAA
- a CDS encoding metallophosphoesterase family protein produces the protein MFHRILGIISDTHNNYQLAEKVCFILINEKKVSTIYHLGDNYEDGEYLSSLGLPIKMVPGLWCDQFHDWKTPKIIKEEILNIKIAFAHTLELLQKSDARDSHILCFGHTHTPIIKIEEDKVLFNPGHLKKNIDLGKEASFGIIELTQESAIFEIISAIDVKKILNKAQVSYNNILKNN, from the coding sequence ATGTTTCATAGAATATTAGGTATCATTAGCGACACTCATAATAATTATCAACTTGCTGAAAAAGTGTGTTTTATTTTGATAAATGAAAAAAAGGTAAGTACTATCTATCATTTAGGGGATAACTATGAAGATGGTGAATATCTCTCCTCTCTCGGCTTACCCATAAAGATGGTGCCAGGATTATGGTGTGACCAATTCCACGACTGGAAAACACCAAAAATAATTAAAGAGGAAATCTTGAATATTAAAATTGCTTTTGCACATACATTAGAATTGCTACAGAAAAGTGATGCCAGAGATAGTCATATCCTTTGTTTTGGACATACACATACGCCAATCATTAAAATAGAAGAGGACAAAGTCTTGTTTAACCCTGGCCATTTAAAGAAAAATATAGACTTAGGTAAAGAAGCAAGCTTTGGCATTATCGAGCTTACTCAGGAAAGTGCGATATTTGAAATTATATCTGCAATTGATGTAAAAAAGATATTAAATAAGGCGCAAGTATCGTACAATAATATTTTGAAAAATAACTAA
- a CDS encoding CHAD domain-containing protein, which translates to MQKEGEEISCPKTREIFISYYNLHLDGLKTNLPLLLTYNPDAIHDVRVATRRMRAVLNECKKWLPSDIKYTLTTQLRTITRSLSKRRELDVIQQVFEHLLINNKETFYENFILDFSNYINKLRENEVKNCSIAYNTSLEILNYPPLEEHLKFPSDFCIYPYAKKRVLSSITKIKRGTKSIQNVKSPMNETVHIFRILIKKIRYMWEIYHYIFQSPLQNFSEHLKTTQTLLGDYNDFRILSLLLKDFNKQTNQAYSQNISKIRDDLKEKMLKKINEAENAIENVINTKNIKNIKQEIKEICNTHICIS; encoded by the coding sequence ATGCAGAAAGAAGGGGAAGAAATATCTTGTCCTAAAACAAGAGAAATCTTTATAAGTTACTATAATCTCCATCTTGATGGATTAAAAACAAATCTTCCCCTTCTTCTCACGTATAACCCCGATGCTATACATGATGTTAGAGTTGCCACAAGGAGAATGCGAGCGGTACTCAATGAATGTAAAAAGTGGCTTCCCTCAGATATTAAATACACACTTACTACACAACTAAGAACAATAACCCGTTCCTTAAGTAAACGACGAGAATTAGACGTTATACAGCAAGTGTTTGAACATCTTCTGATTAACAATAAAGAAACCTTCTATGAAAATTTTATACTCGATTTTTCCAATTACATTAATAAATTAAGAGAAAATGAAGTTAAGAACTGTTCCATTGCTTATAATACAAGCTTAGAGATTTTAAATTACCCACCACTTGAAGAGCATCTCAAATTTCCATCAGATTTCTGTATCTATCCTTATGCAAAAAAAAGAGTCTTATCAAGTATAACCAAAATAAAAAGAGGAACAAAGTCCATCCAAAATGTAAAATCGCCTATGAATGAAACAGTTCACATATTTCGAATATTAATAAAAAAAATACGATATATGTGGGAAATATATCACTATATTTTTCAATCACCATTGCAAAACTTTTCAGAACACCTAAAAACAACACAAACACTATTAGGCGACTATAATGATTTCAGAATCTTATCCTTATTATTAAAAGACTTCAATAAACAAACAAACCAGGCGTATTCACAAAATATTAGTAAGATAAGGGATGATCTGAAAGAAAAAATGCTGAAAAAAATAAATGAAGCTGAAAATGCTATTGAAAATGTAATAAATACAAAAAACATTAAAAATATTAAACAAGAAATAAAAGAAATTTGTAATACACATATTTGTATCAGTTGA
- a CDS encoding response regulator, translating to MKEHSPKIIILDDEIDLTEMLSIELKDRGYVPKTVFNPKEFLKCFANEMADLVIIDLRLPEIFGTDIITMLKNININIPPIIVITAYNDYPNYVLYNLGAEAIIYKPFELKMLLHNVERLLTPLPERFQINIEKITDYEGWIENLDSKEIHDILLGRGGFSLISSERYSIGTTVRFTLNFPQLNNQQGEGIGIIRWKMSSHESKFVNKYGIEFVNISDILQKHLLIWINETKPVQYIPYE from the coding sequence ATGAAGGAACACTCTCCAAAAATAATTATCCTTGATGATGAAATCGATTTAACCGAAATGTTATCCATTGAATTGAAGGATAGAGGTTATGTACCAAAGACTGTTTTTAATCCTAAAGAATTCCTAAAATGTTTCGCTAATGAAATGGCAGATTTGGTCATAATTGATCTGAGGTTACCTGAAATTTTTGGTACAGATATAATTACTATGTTAAAAAATATTAATATAAATATACCTCCGATCATAGTAATAACTGCATATAATGATTATCCAAATTACGTTCTTTACAATCTCGGAGCAGAGGCTATTATCTATAAGCCTTTTGAACTAAAAATGCTCCTGCATAATGTCGAAAGATTACTGACACCATTACCAGAACGATTCCAAATAAACATAGAGAAAATAACCGATTATGAAGGTTGGATTGAAAATTTAGATTCTAAAGAAATACACGATATATTATTAGGAAGAGGAGGATTTTCCCTTATTTCAAGTGAACGTTATAGTATTGGGACGACTGTTCGCTTTACTCTCAATTTTCCGCAATTAAATAATCAACAAGGAGAAGGGATAGGTATTATTAGGTGGAAAATGTCATCACATGAAAGTAAGTTTGTAAATAAATACGGTATAGAATTCGTTAATATAAGTGATATATTACAAAAACACTTGTTAATTTGGATTAACGAAACTAAACCGGTACAATATATACCATACGAATAA
- a CDS encoding ferritin-like domain-containing protein: MGTKGKEIVNMDLNRLLNLLNKALSDEWFAYYQYWLGAKVAKGPMKEAVMAELIQHSADELRHADMLAQRIIQLGGTPVESPKQWYELTNCGYDPPSDPYVRPLLEQNIKGEQCAIQVYNALLKETKDGDPVTYNMVLQILQDEVMHEEDLQALLEDLDLMVSRK, encoded by the coding sequence ATGGGTACAAAAGGTAAAGAAATAGTTAACATGGATTTAAATCGACTACTCAATTTGTTAAACAAAGCACTTTCAGATGAGTGGTTTGCTTATTATCAATATTGGTTAGGTGCTAAGGTTGCAAAAGGACCGATGAAGGAGGCAGTGATGGCGGAATTAATTCAACATTCTGCAGATGAACTAAGACATGCAGATATGTTGGCTCAGCGGATAATCCAGTTAGGTGGAACGCCAGTAGAAAGTCCAAAGCAGTGGTATGAGCTGACCAATTGTGGTTATGACCCACCGAGTGACCCGTATGTCCGTCCTTTGTTAGAACAAAATATCAAAGGGGAACAATGTGCTATACAAGTATATAATGCGTTGTTAAAAGAGACAAAGGATGGCGACCCTGTTACTTATAATATGGTGTTGCAAATACTACAAGATGAAGTAATGCATGAGGAAGACCTTCAGGCGCTTTTGGAAGACCTGGACTTGATGGTTTCAAGAAAGTAA